The Deinococcus apachensis DSM 19763 genome includes a region encoding these proteins:
- a CDS encoding response regulator transcription factor produces MISSATAPATRPTGSAFDLTGRERDVQRLLSEGLTNPQIAARLGVSVTTVAGHVRSVFSKLGVRTRAAATRVALEQDRG; encoded by the coding sequence GTGATTTCCAGTGCGACAGCTCCGGCCACCCGTCCCACAGGCTCGGCGTTCGACCTCACCGGGCGGGAGCGGGACGTGCAGCGGCTGCTCAGCGAGGGCCTGACCAATCCCCAGATCGCCGCCCGGCTGGGGGTGAGCGTCACCACCGTGGCCGGGCACGTGCGCTCGGTGTTCTCAAAGCTCGGTGTCCGGACCCGTGCCGCGGCCACCCGGGTGGCCCTGGAGCAGGACCGGGGCTGA
- a CDS encoding cupin domain-containing protein, with amino-acid sequence MTATITETSTPRTLHVLGNTLVFHVVSSDTNGAWSLLEYTCQPHFRGPAPHTHATFTEAFYILGGHLEFQMEGERRVVRAGEALRVEPGVAHTFANPFDQPARFLTFMTPGGFEGYFSDLAGIVAASPSWPPQDLGVLADLTARYDLHPVP; translated from the coding sequence ATGACGGCGACGATCACCGAGACTTCCACTCCCCGCACCCTGCACGTTCTGGGCAACACGCTGGTCTTCCACGTCGTGAGCAGCGACACGAACGGCGCGTGGTCCCTGCTGGAGTACACCTGCCAGCCTCACTTCCGAGGTCCCGCTCCCCACACGCACGCGACCTTCACCGAGGCGTTCTATATCCTGGGCGGCCACCTGGAATTCCAGATGGAGGGCGAGCGCCGCGTGGTGCGCGCGGGTGAGGCGCTGCGGGTCGAGCCGGGCGTGGCCCACACCTTCGCCAACCCCTTCGACCAGCCCGCCCGCTTCCTGACCTTCATGACGCCCGGCGGCTTCGAGGGCTACTTCTCCGATCTCGCGGGGATCGTGGCGGCCTCGCCGTCCTGGCCCCCGCAGGACCTGGGGGTGCTGGCCGATCTCACGGCGCGTTACGACCTCCACCCGGTGCCCTGA
- a CDS encoding ATP-binding protein, protein MNTDAPVLPDLSSVLPAGLAPLVGREADLDRLRQALRDGGERLVTLTGPGGIGKTRCAAELLRQLAPEFEGGAWVVALDGVQDARFVPDAVAAVLGLRVAGDATAAVLDALRDRQGLLLLDNFEHVLGAVPFVAALLRGAPRMHLLVTSRVPLHLSRELEIPLAPLGVPASHDLHEVGRSAAGRLFAERARRASPGFALTAANAGSVARLVRALGGLPLALELAAARLRVLPLDAVLARLNLALLASGTHDVPPRHRTLRATLQWSHDLLPPEAREVFARLGVFPANFDLDAFEAVAGGAADALDVLTALVEHGLVVRDRDRFALTPPVREAAAVLTGDLTPVDRGRTLLVAAAMAHVQGEFPVTYTLARDAHALLPPGAPPLLRMRALTLWGMGASFTSLEPALPILHRAVEVAQTSGDPWAVGLAHTALGRHLANQGEREAGVAHLERGLAAYRGELEFGWVRGDRAGGDAPAPGRGGARARPAVRGTHPCPGSGGRGGGGLRPRGTLRHLRAARLRDRRAVEGGGGSAVGQRGHPAHSEPSGGPRRAAGTGPGGAGNPQVYRARPGRPGADR, encoded by the coding sequence ATGAACACGGACGCGCCCGTTCTTCCCGATCTGTCGTCGGTGCTGCCCGCTGGCCTGGCCCCGCTGGTGGGGCGGGAGGCCGATCTGGACCGGCTACGTCAGGCCCTGCGGGACGGGGGGGAACGCCTCGTGACGCTCACCGGGCCGGGCGGTATTGGCAAGACGCGCTGCGCGGCGGAACTGCTGCGTCAGCTGGCCCCGGAATTCGAGGGTGGTGCCTGGGTCGTGGCCCTCGATGGGGTGCAGGACGCACGCTTCGTGCCCGATGCAGTGGCTGCGGTGCTCGGCCTGCGCGTCGCCGGGGACGCCACGGCGGCAGTGCTGGACGCGTTGCGGGACCGCCAGGGTCTCTTGCTGCTCGACAATTTCGAGCACGTCCTGGGGGCCGTGCCCTTCGTGGCCGCACTCCTGCGCGGTGCGCCGCGGATGCACCTGCTGGTGACCAGCCGCGTGCCGCTGCACCTCTCCAGAGAATTGGAGATTCCCCTCGCCCCGCTCGGTGTGCCCGCCTCGCACGACCTGCACGAGGTCGGCAGGTCGGCCGCCGGGCGGCTGTTCGCGGAGCGGGCGCGGCGCGCCTCTCCCGGCTTCGCGCTGACGGCCGCCAATGCGGGGAGCGTGGCCCGGCTCGTGCGGGCGCTGGGCGGCCTGCCCCTCGCGCTGGAACTCGCCGCGGCCCGGCTGAGGGTGCTGCCCCTGGACGCAGTCCTCGCCCGCTTGAACCTCGCCCTGCTGGCCTCCGGCACCCACGACGTGCCGCCGCGCCACCGGACCCTGCGGGCGACCCTGCAATGGAGCCACGACCTGCTGCCGCCAGAGGCCCGCGAGGTGTTCGCCCGTCTCGGCGTGTTCCCCGCCAACTTCGACCTGGACGCATTCGAGGCGGTGGCCGGGGGCGCGGCAGACGCGCTCGACGTCCTCACGGCACTCGTGGAGCACGGCCTGGTCGTGCGGGACAGGGACCGCTTCGCGCTCACGCCACCGGTGCGGGAGGCGGCGGCCGTCCTGACCGGGGACCTCACGCCCGTGGACCGGGGACGCACCCTGCTCGTCGCCGCGGCGATGGCCCACGTGCAGGGCGAGTTCCCGGTCACCTACACCCTCGCGCGGGACGCGCACGCGCTGCTGCCCCCGGGGGCGCCGCCCCTGCTGCGTATGCGCGCCCTCACCCTGTGGGGCATGGGGGCCTCCTTCACGTCGCTGGAACCGGCCCTGCCGATCCTGCACCGCGCCGTGGAGGTGGCCCAGACCTCCGGCGACCCGTGGGCAGTGGGGCTGGCCCACACGGCGCTGGGGCGGCACCTCGCCAATCAGGGGGAGCGCGAGGCGGGCGTGGCCCACCTGGAGCGCGGCCTGGCGGCCTACCGCGGGGAGCTGGAGTTCGGGTGGGTACGCGGCGACCGCGCTGGCGGCGATGCTCCTGCCCCTGGGCGAGGAGGAGCGCGCGCGCGACCTGCTGTTCGAGGCACTCACCCATGCCCTGGATCTGGAGGACGCGGCGGTGGTGGGTTACGCCCTCGCGGGACTCTCCGCCACCTTCGGGCGGCTCGACTCCGCGACCGCCGCGCGGTTGAGGGGGGCGGCGGATCAGCGGTGGGCCAGCGTGGGCATCCGGCCCATTCCGAGCCATCTGGCGGCCCTCGACGCGCTGCTGGAACTGGCCCGGGAGGCGCTGGGAACCCCCAGGTTTACCGAGCTCGTCCGGGAAGGCCGGGGGCTGACCGCTGA
- a CDS encoding MFS transporter: MVPSAVLSRSGRLPLYTLTLANAISWHGSAVTQLAVPWFVLSSTGSPTLTGVVALCGLSGGLLSFLFGADLIDRLGYRRASILSDVLSALAVALLPLLALGGRLPFWEVAVLAFARALLEGPGSTARASLLPDLAREGGVPLEHANTLSEVAESGSGWTGPLLAGVLISTLGASRVLWIDATSFLVSAALIGWGVPRSARGREREAPDLLPRVDIDRWAGWRWLWRDGPLRVIFGSSVVFGALMAALFAVVLPVFARRTEDAVGLGTLVSAFGVGSVLGALLFGRFGGRWSRRTTFLASVWGLCGLFGGLALAPTLPVAVAVCFVGGLISGPNGPLIPTILQERTPAELRAWVFSASAVLTMLASPLGVLLGGVALDRLPFTAALLGMTALFAVAVVAATLDRGLHDLTTARGSTGG; this comes from the coding sequence ATGGTCCCCTCTGCTGTTCTTTCTCGTTCCGGCCGTCTGCCGCTGTACACCCTGACCCTCGCCAACGCCATCTCCTGGCACGGTTCGGCCGTCACCCAACTGGCGGTGCCCTGGTTCGTGCTCTCGTCCACGGGCAGCCCCACCCTGACCGGGGTGGTGGCGCTATGCGGGTTGAGCGGCGGCCTGCTGTCGTTCCTCTTCGGCGCTGACCTGATCGACCGCCTGGGCTACCGCCGGGCGAGCATCCTCTCGGATGTCCTGAGTGCCTTGGCCGTGGCCCTGCTGCCCCTGCTCGCCCTGGGCGGACGGCTGCCCTTCTGGGAGGTGGCGGTGCTCGCCTTCGCGCGGGCCCTGCTGGAGGGCCCGGGCAGCACCGCCCGCGCCAGCCTGCTCCCCGACCTCGCCCGGGAGGGTGGGGTGCCGCTGGAACACGCCAACACCCTGAGTGAGGTGGCCGAGAGCGGCTCGGGCTGGACGGGGCCGCTGCTGGCGGGGGTGCTGATCAGCACCCTCGGGGCCAGCCGGGTGCTGTGGATTGATGCCACGTCGTTTCTGGTGTCCGCCGCCCTGATCGGGTGGGGCGTGCCCAGGTCTGCGCGCGGGCGTGAGCGTGAAGCGCCCGACCTCCTTCCCCGGGTGGACATCGACCGCTGGGCCGGATGGCGGTGGCTCTGGCGCGACGGCCCCCTGCGCGTCATCTTCGGATCGAGCGTGGTGTTCGGGGCGCTCATGGCGGCGCTGTTCGCCGTGGTCCTGCCGGTGTTCGCGCGCCGCACGGAGGACGCCGTGGGGCTGGGGACCCTGGTGTCGGCGTTCGGCGTCGGGTCGGTCCTGGGTGCCCTGCTGTTCGGCCGCTTCGGCGGGCGCTGGTCCCGGCGCACCACCTTCCTGGCGAGCGTCTGGGGCCTGTGCGGCCTCTTCGGGGGACTGGCGCTCGCCCCCACGCTGCCCGTGGCCGTGGCTGTCTGCTTCGTGGGCGGGTTGATCTCCGGCCCGAACGGCCCGCTTATCCCGACCATCCTGCAGGAGCGCACGCCCGCCGAACTGCGGGCGTGGGTGTTCTCGGCGTCCGCGGTGCTGACGATGCTGGCCTCCCCGCTGGGCGTGCTGCTGGGGGGCGTGGCCCTGGACCGCCTGCCCTTCACCGCCGCGCTGCTGGGCATGACGGCACTGTTTGCCGTCGCCGTCGTGGCGGCCACCCTGGACCGTGGCCTGCACGACCTCACCACAGCCCGCGGCAGCACGGGGGGTTAG
- a CDS encoding DUF2239 family protein, whose translation MEEHFTVFVGDRHLISGPLREVLAQVKAREETSERPLLIFNHTGNPVDFDLRGPLDEVIARVQPPRKPAGRGRPRLGVVAREVTLLPRHWDWLEAQPGGASAALRRLVDEARKRDPGREGVLAAQTAADRFLGVMAGDRPGYQEASRALYARDRVAFEAHMAGWPPDIRTHALNLAAPAFEEVPATPTP comes from the coding sequence ATGGAAGAGCACTTCACCGTCTTTGTGGGAGACCGCCACCTCATCTCGGGTCCGTTGCGGGAGGTGCTGGCACAGGTCAAGGCCCGGGAGGAAACGTCCGAACGTCCCCTCCTGATCTTCAACCACACCGGCAACCCCGTCGACTTCGACCTGCGCGGCCCCCTGGACGAGGTGATCGCCCGTGTTCAACCCCCCCGCAAGCCCGCCGGGCGGGGGCGCCCCCGGCTCGGCGTGGTTGCCCGCGAGGTCACGTTGCTGCCCCGCCACTGGGACTGGCTGGAAGCCCAGCCGGGGGGAGCGTCCGCGGCCCTGCGCCGTCTCGTCGACGAGGCCCGCAAGCGCGACCCGGGCCGCGAAGGCGTGCTCGCCGCCCAGACTGCCGCCGACCGCTTCCTGGGGGTGATGGCGGGCGACCGTCCCGGCTATCAGGAGGCCTCGCGCGCCCTGTACGCCCGTGACCGCGTCGCGTTCGAGGCCCACATGGCGGGCTGGCCCCCGGATATCCGCACCCACGCCCTGAACCTCGCCGCTCCCGCTTTCGAGGAGGTACCCGCCACCCCCACTCCCTGA